One Candidatus Angelobacter sp. genomic window, CAGCCGATGTGGAACAGGTCGAAATCGACGTTTCCCGCAAGGTCGGCCGCGAAAGCGAGGCGGCGGCGCAGGACATCCTGAAAAACCATGAAATCAAGTTTTCCAAGGACGAAGACACGGTTCGCGTCCATGCGGAGTTCGCGAAGGACTGGAAAAGCAGCTGGCGCGACAAGGGGCGCAACCTGCAGGTGCGTTACGTGATTTCGGTGCCGAAAAAATTCAACGTGGATCTCAAGACCGCCGGCGGCAGCATCAAGGTCGCTGACCTGGTCGGCGAAGCCCGCAGTCAGACGGCCGGAGGGAGCCTGAGCTTCGGACAGATCGAGGGGCCGATACAGGGCCGGACCGCAGGGGGCAGCGTCGCTGTGGCCGGTTGCAAGGGCGATGTAGATGTCGAAACCTCCGGGGGCAGCATCAAGCTGGGTGAAGTGTCCGGGAACACAAAGGCGCACACTTCGGGAGGCTCGATCACAGTCGGAAAGTTGAGCGGCAAATCCGTGGTGAGCACCACCGGT contains:
- a CDS encoding DUF4097 family beta strand repeat-containing protein, whose protein sequence is MKTNNARATFLFCGALLAGASTLAARDVEDKMHQSFPAKPGGKLVVEADRGSIEVKPADVEQVEIDVSRKVGRESEAAAQDILKNHEIKFSKDEDTVRVHAEFAKDWKSSWRDKGRNLQVRYVISVPKKFNVDLKTAGGSIKVADLVGEARSQTAGGSLSFGQIEGPIQGRTAGGSVAVAGCKGDVDVETSGGSIKLGEVSGNTKAHTSGGSITVGKLSGKSVVSTTGGSIDAADVGGSLDASTSGGSITARISAQPGGDCRFHTSGGSIKASLAENVAVDVDARTSGGRVVTDLPVTTIVKGEHKPNILQGKINGGGPALSLETSGGSIYLKKQ